The following coding sequences lie in one Amycolatopsis cihanbeyliensis genomic window:
- a CDS encoding alpha/beta hydrolase: MDRTEVTFPSAGLDCAAWLYRPDGPGPHPLVVMAHGFSGTRELRLDAYAERFQAAGLGALLFDYRFFGASAGQPRQLLDITCQLHDWHHAVAYARGLDWVDPARIGLFGSSYSGGHVVTVAAEDPRIAALVAQCPFADGLATVRRIGPLPALRLTGHALLDQLGALAGREPHYVPAVAAPGAAGMMTTPDAKPGMEALVPAETNWRNRVAARVGLRVPFYRPGRKAGAVRCPALWCVTDRDSLCPAENTVRHARKAPRGEIQRYPIGHFDIYLGEWFERAVADQTEFLRRHLLAGSPGEET; the protein is encoded by the coding sequence GTGGACCGGACCGAGGTCACGTTCCCCTCCGCCGGCCTCGACTGCGCGGCCTGGCTGTACCGGCCCGACGGGCCGGGTCCACACCCGCTGGTCGTCATGGCGCACGGGTTCTCCGGCACCAGGGAGCTGCGGCTGGACGCCTATGCCGAGCGGTTCCAGGCGGCCGGGCTCGGGGCGCTGCTGTTCGACTACCGGTTCTTCGGCGCGAGCGCCGGGCAGCCGCGCCAGCTACTGGACATCACCTGCCAGCTGCACGACTGGCACCACGCCGTGGCCTACGCCCGCGGCCTGGACTGGGTGGACCCGGCACGGATCGGGCTGTTCGGCTCCTCCTACTCCGGCGGCCACGTGGTGACCGTCGCCGCCGAGGACCCGCGGATCGCCGCGCTGGTCGCGCAGTGCCCGTTCGCCGACGGCCTGGCCACCGTGCGCCGGATCGGGCCGCTGCCCGCGTTGCGGCTGACCGGGCACGCGTTGCTGGACCAGCTCGGTGCGCTGGCCGGCCGGGAGCCGCACTACGTTCCCGCGGTGGCCGCGCCGGGCGCCGCCGGGATGATGACCACCCCGGACGCGAAGCCGGGCATGGAGGCGCTGGTGCCGGCCGAGACGAACTGGCGCAACCGGGTGGCCGCCAGGGTCGGGTTGCGGGTGCCGTTCTACCGGCCGGGGCGCAAGGCTGGCGCGGTGCGCTGCCCCGCGCTGTGGTGCGTCACCGACCGGGACAGCCTGTGCCCCGCGGAGAACACCGTGCGGCACGCGCGCAAGGCACCGCGGGGCGAGATCCAGCGGTACCCGATCGGGCACTTCGACATCTACCTCGGCGAGTGGTTCGAGCGGGCGGTGGCGGACCAGACCGAGTTCCTGCGCAGGCACCTGCTCGCGGGGTCGCCCGGCGAGGAAACGTAG
- a CDS encoding Fur family transcriptional regulator encodes MPYQDHPVRERLRAAGLRVTAPRVAVLEWLADHPHTTAEQVAVGARELLGSVSTQAVYDVLGACAGAGLVRKIEPAGHPARFETRTGDNHHHLVCRSCGRTEDVDCVHGSAPCLDPSDAAGFEVEAAEVVFWGLCSDCSDRVAADQAARERPPRLGGTA; translated from the coding sequence ATGCCATACCAGGACCATCCCGTGCGGGAGCGCCTCAGAGCGGCCGGGTTACGCGTCACCGCGCCGCGGGTCGCCGTGCTCGAATGGCTCGCCGACCATCCCCACACCACGGCCGAGCAGGTCGCGGTCGGTGCGCGAGAGTTACTCGGATCGGTCTCCACCCAGGCCGTCTACGACGTGCTCGGTGCCTGCGCGGGTGCTGGACTGGTGCGCAAGATCGAGCCGGCCGGGCATCCGGCGCGGTTCGAGACGAGGACCGGAGACAACCATCACCACCTGGTCTGCCGTAGCTGTGGGCGTACCGAGGACGTCGACTGCGTGCACGGCTCGGCACCCTGCCTCGACCCGTCGGACGCGGCGGGCTTCGAGGTGGAGGCGGCGGAAGTGGTGTTCTGGGGTCTGTGTTCCGACTGTTCTGACCGCGTAGCCGCCGACCAGGCGGCCCGCGAGCGTCCACCACGACTAGGAGGCACGGCGTGA
- a CDS encoding catalase, translating into MTKPTTNNVGIPVASDDDSLTLGANGPILLQDHYLIEKNAQFNRERVPERVVHAKGGGAFGFFEVTEDVSQFTKADVFQPGKRTDTLLRFSTVAGELGSPDTWRDPRGFALKFYTEQGNYDMVGNNTPVFFIRDPIKFPDFIRSQKRRADNHLRDHDMQWDFWTLRPESAHQVTWLMGDRGIPKTWRHMNGYSSHTYLWQNAAGEKFWVKYHFKTDQGIDYLPQDEADRLAGADSDHHIRDLHDSIKRGNEPSWTLYVQVMPHDEAADYRFNPFDLTKVWPHGDYPLIKVGRLVLNRNPENYFAEIEQAAFEPTNLVPGIGPSPDKMLLGRLFAYPDTHRYRIGPNYTQLPVNAAKSPVHTYSKDGPMRYSNPADPVYAPNSYGGPHADPALAGETASAYGATGEVLRSAYKQHAEDDDFGQAGTMVRTVLNDEQRERLANNIIGHAGKGVSQPVLERVFEYWRNVDKTLGDKVAGAFTR; encoded by the coding sequence GTGACCAAACCGACCACCAACAATGTGGGTATCCCGGTTGCCAGTGACGACGATTCACTGACCCTGGGAGCCAACGGCCCGATCCTGTTGCAGGACCACTACCTCATCGAGAAGAACGCGCAGTTCAACCGGGAGCGCGTGCCCGAGCGGGTGGTGCACGCGAAGGGTGGCGGCGCCTTCGGGTTCTTCGAGGTCACCGAGGACGTCAGCCAGTTCACCAAGGCCGACGTGTTCCAGCCCGGTAAGCGCACCGACACGCTGCTGCGGTTCTCCACCGTCGCCGGGGAGCTCGGCTCGCCGGACACCTGGCGGGACCCGCGCGGGTTCGCGCTCAAGTTCTACACCGAGCAGGGCAACTACGACATGGTCGGGAACAACACCCCGGTGTTCTTCATCCGGGATCCGATCAAGTTCCCGGACTTCATCCGCTCGCAGAAGCGCCGCGCGGACAACCACCTGCGGGACCACGACATGCAGTGGGACTTCTGGACCCTGCGTCCGGAGTCGGCCCACCAGGTGACCTGGCTGATGGGTGACCGGGGTATCCCGAAGACCTGGCGGCACATGAACGGGTACTCCTCGCACACCTACCTGTGGCAGAACGCCGCGGGGGAGAAGTTCTGGGTCAAGTACCACTTCAAGACCGACCAGGGCATCGACTACCTGCCGCAGGACGAGGCGGACCGGCTGGCCGGTGCGGACTCCGACCACCACATCCGCGACCTCCACGACAGCATCAAGCGCGGCAACGAGCCGAGCTGGACGCTGTACGTGCAGGTCATGCCGCACGACGAGGCCGCGGACTACCGGTTCAACCCGTTCGACCTGACCAAGGTCTGGCCGCACGGTGACTACCCGCTGATCAAGGTCGGCAGGCTGGTGCTGAACCGCAACCCGGAGAACTACTTCGCCGAGATCGAGCAGGCCGCGTTCGAGCCGACCAACCTGGTGCCCGGCATCGGGCCCTCGCCGGACAAGATGCTGCTCGGCAGGCTGTTCGCCTACCCGGACACGCACCGCTACCGGATCGGCCCGAACTACACGCAGCTGCCGGTGAACGCGGCGAAGTCGCCGGTGCACACCTACTCCAAGGACGGCCCGATGCGGTACAGCAACCCGGCCGACCCGGTGTACGCGCCGAACTCCTACGGCGGCCCGCACGCCGACCCCGCGCTCGCCGGTGAGACGGCCTCGGCCTACGGTGCCACCGGCGAGGTGCTGCGTTCGGCGTACAAGCAGCACGCCGAGGACGACGACTTCGGCCAGGCGGGCACGATGGTGCGCACGGTGCTGAACGACGAGCAGCGGGAGCGCCTCGCGAACAACATCATCGGGCACGCCGGTAAGGGCGTATCCCAGCCCGTGCTCGAGCGGGTCTTCGAATACTGGCGCAACGTGGACAAGACGCTCGGCGACAAGGTCGCGGGCGCCTTCACCAGGTAG
- a CDS encoding alpha/beta hydrolase: MAIPLQVRIQALGAQLLYALPRPARRLIAGKPIRLDGQELALDAQLLLRLQQLSGTELVGRSVRGSRTAIDEARHLVSGKPIQPVSGRELTIPAEHGDLPATLYTPEGLPEGSGLLVFYHGGGWVIGSRTSHENTARFLAKHAQVRVLSVEYRLAPEHPFPAATEDALTAFDYAHAKASELGAEPSRIAVGGDSAGGNLAAVVALRTTRRGGPAPAFQLLIYPAVDASVRRRSRELFGDGFFLTDEAMTWFMDHYVPDPDRRTDPLVSPLLAEDVSGLPPAYIATAGFDPLRDEGEAYAERLAAAGVRVALSRQSDLIHGYANFLGIGRRCTEATAEAAGALQVGLSRNAGH, translated from the coding sequence ATGGCGATACCCCTGCAGGTCCGGATCCAGGCCCTCGGGGCCCAGTTGCTGTATGCCCTGCCCCGGCCGGCGCGCAGGCTGATCGCGGGCAAGCCGATCCGCCTTGACGGGCAGGAGCTGGCGTTGGACGCGCAGTTGCTGCTGCGCCTGCAGCAACTCTCCGGCACCGAGCTGGTCGGCCGGAGCGTGCGCGGCTCGCGGACCGCGATCGACGAGGCGCGGCACCTGGTCAGTGGTAAGCCGATCCAGCCGGTCAGCGGCAGGGAGCTCACGATCCCCGCGGAGCACGGCGATCTTCCGGCGACCCTGTACACGCCGGAAGGCCTGCCGGAGGGGTCCGGGCTGCTGGTCTTCTACCACGGCGGCGGCTGGGTGATCGGTTCCCGGACCAGCCACGAGAACACGGCGCGTTTCCTCGCCAAGCACGCGCAGGTGCGGGTGCTGTCGGTGGAGTACCGGCTGGCTCCCGAGCACCCGTTCCCCGCCGCCACCGAGGATGCGCTGACCGCCTTCGACTACGCCCACGCCAAGGCGAGCGAGCTCGGCGCCGAGCCGAGCCGGATCGCCGTCGGCGGGGACAGCGCGGGCGGGAACCTCGCCGCCGTGGTCGCCCTGCGGACCACCCGCAGGGGTGGCCCGGCGCCCGCCTTCCAACTGCTGATCTACCCGGCGGTGGACGCCAGCGTGCGCCGGCGTTCGCGGGAGCTGTTCGGCGACGGCTTCTTCCTCACCGACGAGGCCATGACCTGGTTCATGGACCACTACGTCCCGGACCCGGACCGGCGCACCGACCCCCTGGTGTCCCCGCTGCTGGCCGAGGACGTGAGCGGGCTGCCACCCGCCTACATCGCCACCGCCGGGTTCGATCCGTTGCGGGACGAGGGCGAGGCCTACGCGGAGCGGCTGGCCGCGGCGGGGGTGCGGGTGGCGCTGTCCCGGCAGTCGGACCTGATCCACGGGTACGCGAACTTCCTCGGCATCGGGCGCCGCTGCACCGAGGCCACCGCCGAGGCGGCCGGGGCGTTGCAGGTCGGCCTCAGCCGGAACGCGGGTCACTGA
- a CDS encoding NADPH-dependent FMN reductase, giving the protein MSSSNAITVLGIGGSLRDGSQSERALGIALDGAAEAGAETKAITGSDLVLPFYDATATERTPEATALVEAIRAADGLIVVSPGYHGGLSGLVKNALDYVEDLRPDSRPYLDGRGIGLVAVAFGWQAAVTTLDQLRTIAHALRGWPTPLGGAVNTAEVKFDEAGGASEERTVRNLRVIGDQVVEFARARRAAATI; this is encoded by the coding sequence GTGAGTTCTTCCAACGCGATCACAGTGCTCGGCATCGGCGGCTCGTTGCGCGACGGGTCCCAGTCCGAACGCGCACTCGGCATAGCGCTGGACGGCGCGGCCGAGGCGGGCGCGGAGACCAAGGCCATCACCGGCAGCGACCTGGTGCTGCCGTTCTACGACGCGACCGCCACCGAACGCACGCCGGAGGCGACGGCGCTGGTGGAGGCCATTCGGGCGGCCGACGGGCTGATCGTGGTCTCACCCGGCTACCACGGTGGGCTGTCCGGCCTGGTGAAGAACGCGCTGGACTACGTGGAGGACCTCCGGCCGGACAGCAGGCCGTACCTGGACGGGCGCGGCATCGGGCTGGTCGCGGTCGCCTTCGGCTGGCAGGCCGCGGTCACCACCCTCGATCAACTGCGCACGATCGCGCACGCCCTGCGTGGCTGGCCCACGCCGCTCGGCGGGGCGGTGAACACCGCCGAGGTGAAGTTCGACGAGGCCGGTGGTGCCTCGGAGGAGCGAACCGTGCGCAACCTGCGCGTCATCGGCGACCAGGTGGTCGAGTTCGCCCGTGCCCGCAGGGCGGCCGCCACGATTTGA
- a CDS encoding Dps family protein, translating to MAHSPIKSPLAESEKEVTGNALQATLVDLIDLSLTAKQAHWNVVGKNFRSVHLQLDELVNTARTYTDEVAERANAIGVSPNGKARTVLESSGLPEYPDNWQSDAATVDAIVGILAELIQRLRARIDETDKSDLVTQDLLIEIAAKLEEAHWMWQAQQA from the coding sequence ATGGCTCACTCACCGATCAAGAGCCCGCTGGCCGAAAGCGAGAAGGAGGTCACCGGCAACGCGCTGCAGGCCACGCTGGTGGACCTGATCGACCTGTCGCTGACCGCGAAGCAGGCGCACTGGAACGTCGTCGGCAAGAACTTCCGTAGCGTCCACCTGCAGTTGGACGAGCTGGTGAACACGGCGCGCACCTACACCGACGAGGTGGCCGAGCGGGCCAACGCCATCGGGGTGTCGCCCAACGGCAAGGCGCGCACCGTCCTGGAGAGCTCCGGGCTGCCGGAGTACCCGGACAACTGGCAGTCCGACGCCGCCACGGTGGACGCCATCGTGGGCATCCTCGCCGAGCTGATCCAGCGGCTACGGGCGCGGATCGACGAGACCGACAAGAGCGACCTGGTGACCCAGGACCTGCTGATCGAGATCGCAGCCAAGCTCGAGGAGGCGCACTGGATGTGGCAGGCCCAGCAGGCCTGA
- a CDS encoding S9 family peptidase — translation MNTQPTAQHPAAIVPERLFDDAATEDRWRARFRAARMSVPDWALDAPGRNLYVSNASGVWEVYAWDRGGDEHRRVTDRPNGTLHATLAPDGAWIWWFNDTDGDEFGSWVREPFGGGGTPEPAVDGVPDGYPAGLEIGHRIVALGVSTDEGSSLYASTGGPATRFYTSEDDAGVAALSRDERLLAISHSEHGDSRHPALRVLSCAEFEPVAEKWDGEGKGLAALEFSPVRGDSRLLVLHERHGREELLIWDVAADTETELALDLPGEVAATWYPRADALLVVHFHHGRSSLYRYDLTTAELSSLDTPAGRIGGAGVRPDGTVEYSWSSAAEPAVIRARTAGGGDRVLLSPPGERAPGSAPVTDAFVEGEAGTIHALVARPGGAADGPLPTVFTLHGGPHAADEDRFSAYRATWLDAGFAVVEVNYRGSTGYGSAWRDAIEGRPGLTELEDVAAVHDWAVRSGLADPDRCVVNGASWGGYLALLALGTQPDRWAVGVAGVPVADYLAAYEDEMEQLRSFDRALFGGSPEEKPRVYTECSPLTYVDAVRAPVLVLAGDNDPRCPIRQIENYLDRLAARDVPYEFYRYDAGHGSLVVAETVKQTAIEVYFALRRLGLR, via the coding sequence GTGAACACGCAGCCGACCGCCCAGCACCCAGCAGCCATCGTGCCCGAGCGCCTGTTCGACGACGCGGCCACCGAGGACCGCTGGCGTGCGCGTTTCCGCGCCGCCCGCATGTCGGTTCCGGACTGGGCGCTGGATGCCCCCGGCCGCAACCTCTACGTCTCCAATGCCAGCGGGGTCTGGGAGGTCTACGCCTGGGACCGGGGCGGCGACGAACACCGGCGGGTGACCGACCGGCCGAACGGCACGCTGCACGCCACGCTCGCGCCGGACGGCGCGTGGATCTGGTGGTTCAACGACACCGACGGGGACGAGTTCGGCTCCTGGGTGCGCGAACCCTTCGGCGGGGGCGGCACGCCGGAGCCGGCGGTGGACGGGGTTCCGGACGGCTACCCGGCCGGGTTGGAGATCGGCCACCGGATCGTCGCGCTCGGGGTGTCCACCGACGAGGGCAGCTCGCTGTACGCCAGCACCGGCGGGCCGGCCACCCGGTTCTACACCAGCGAGGACGACGCCGGCGTCGCGGCGCTGTCCAGGGACGAGCGGCTGCTGGCCATCTCGCACTCCGAACACGGCGACTCCCGGCACCCGGCCTTGCGGGTGCTGTCCTGCGCGGAGTTCGAGCCGGTCGCCGAGAAGTGGGACGGCGAGGGCAAGGGGCTCGCCGCGCTCGAGTTCTCCCCGGTGCGCGGGGACTCCCGGCTGCTGGTGCTGCACGAGCGGCACGGCAGGGAGGAACTGCTGATCTGGGACGTGGCGGCGGACACCGAGACCGAGCTGGCGCTGGACCTGCCGGGCGAGGTCGCCGCGACCTGGTACCCGCGGGCCGATGCACTGCTCGTGGTGCATTTTCACCATGGCCGCAGCTCGCTGTACCGGTACGACCTGACCACCGCCGAGTTGTCCTCGTTGGACACCCCGGCCGGGCGGATCGGCGGTGCGGGCGTCCGCCCGGACGGCACCGTGGAGTACTCCTGGTCCAGCGCGGCCGAGCCCGCCGTGATCAGGGCGCGCACGGCCGGCGGTGGCGACCGGGTGCTGCTCAGCCCGCCCGGCGAGCGGGCGCCCGGATCCGCCCCGGTCACCGACGCCTTCGTGGAGGGCGAGGCCGGCACGATCCACGCGCTGGTCGCCCGGCCCGGCGGTGCGGCGGACGGCCCGCTGCCCACGGTGTTCACCCTGCACGGCGGCCCGCACGCCGCCGACGAGGACCGGTTCTCCGCCTACCGCGCCACCTGGCTCGACGCCGGCTTCGCCGTCGTGGAGGTGAACTATCGCGGCTCGACCGGGTACGGCTCGGCCTGGCGGGACGCGATCGAGGGTAGGCCGGGACTCACCGAGCTGGAGGACGTCGCCGCCGTGCACGACTGGGCGGTGCGCAGCGGGCTGGCGGACCCGGACCGCTGCGTGGTGAACGGCGCCTCCTGGGGCGGTTACCTGGCCCTGCTCGCGCTGGGCACCCAGCCGGACCGCTGGGCGGTGGGCGTCGCCGGCGTACCGGTCGCCGACTACCTCGCGGCCTACGAGGACGAGATGGAGCAGCTACGCTCGTTCGACCGCGCGCTCTTCGGCGGCTCCCCCGAGGAGAAGCCGCGGGTGTACACCGAGTGCTCACCGCTGACCTACGTCGACGCGGTACGCGCCCCGGTCCTCGTGCTCGCGGGCGACAACGATCCGCGCTGCCCGATCCGGCAGATCGAGAACTACCTCGACCGGCTGGCGGCCCGCGACGTGCCGTACGAGTTCTACCGCTACGACGCGGGCCACGGCTCCCTGGTGGTCGCCGAGACGGTCAAGCAGACCGCGATCGAGGTCTACTTCGCGCTACGCAGGCTCGGGCTGAGGTAG
- a CDS encoding class I SAM-dependent methyltransferase, protein MQEGYSPGVAGFVLPLLRPGMRVLDAGCGSGAITLGLEAATRGVRLLGVDRALGETAPAAPDSSTVDFLAAAADSLPFPADSMDVVFAHALLERVADPAAVLGEFGRVLRPGGALALSTSDWSRARIRPRTANVDAALRGYQLLRRRDGGNPFAGRRVAEQVQRAGFTDVRSRTRYLPDRDYRELGRAVEAELAVALESAGSDRALLASAARSAWVWARGGGGEFSQCWVEILATSPVASPT, encoded by the coding sequence GTGCAGGAGGGTTACTCGCCCGGCGTCGCCGGTTTCGTGCTGCCGCTGCTGCGGCCGGGGATGCGGGTACTCGACGCCGGCTGCGGGAGCGGGGCGATCACGCTCGGTCTCGAAGCGGCTACGCGTGGAGTTCGGCTGCTCGGGGTCGACAGGGCGCTCGGCGAGACGGCACCCGCGGCACCCGATTCATCTACTGTGGACTTCCTGGCGGCCGCGGCGGATTCGTTGCCGTTTCCGGCCGACTCGATGGACGTGGTGTTCGCGCATGCCCTGCTCGAGCGGGTCGCCGACCCGGCGGCCGTGCTCGGCGAGTTCGGCAGGGTGCTCCGCCCCGGTGGCGCACTCGCGCTGTCTACTTCGGACTGGAGCCGGGCGAGGATCCGGCCGAGGACGGCGAACGTGGATGCCGCACTGCGCGGTTACCAGCTCTTGCGGCGGCGGGACGGCGGCAACCCGTTCGCCGGAAGGCGGGTCGCCGAGCAGGTGCAGCGGGCCGGGTTCACCGATGTCCGTTCCAGGACGCGGTACCTGCCGGATCGGGACTACCGCGAGCTCGGGCGTGCGGTGGAGGCGGAGCTGGCCGTGGCGCTGGAGTCCGCGGGCAGCGATCGCGCGCTGCTGGCCAGCGCGGCGCGTTCGGCCTGGGTGTGGGCTCGCGGTGGGGGTGGCGAGTTCAGCCAGTGCTGGGTCGAGATCCTCGCGACGTCCCCCGTAGCGTCCCCCACGTAG
- a CDS encoding metallophosphoesterase — protein sequence MSTLGNTTAVGARVKRLVAGTVALGAATVGYAAAIERRHWTLRTAEVPVLAPGTHPLKILHISDLHMLPGQVSKQRWVAALDDLEPDLVVNTGDNLAHRQAVPAVLRALGPLLDRPGVFVFGSNDYYGPKPKNPVRYLMPRGRKRRIYGIRLPWRDLRAALIERGWLDLTHVRRTFTAAGQTVFAAGVDDPHLQRDRYVDISGRADRSAALRLGITHSPEPRVLDTFAADGYDLVLAGHTHGGQLRLPGLGALVTNCELDRSRARGVSRWGATMWLHVSAGLGTSPYAPVRFACPPEATLLTLVPRPSGGRQSHRETPFKVSSDVR from the coding sequence GTGAGCACGCTCGGTAACACCACTGCGGTCGGGGCGCGGGTCAAGCGCCTCGTCGCGGGGACGGTCGCCCTCGGTGCCGCGACAGTCGGTTATGCCGCGGCCATCGAGCGGCGGCACTGGACCCTGCGCACCGCCGAGGTGCCGGTACTCGCCCCCGGTACTCACCCGCTGAAGATCCTGCACATCTCCGACCTGCACATGCTTCCCGGCCAGGTCTCCAAGCAGCGGTGGGTGGCGGCACTGGACGATCTCGAACCCGATCTGGTGGTGAACACCGGAGACAACCTCGCGCACCGGCAGGCCGTCCCCGCCGTGTTGCGCGCGCTCGGCCCACTGCTGGACCGGCCGGGCGTCTTCGTCTTCGGCAGCAACGACTACTACGGGCCGAAGCCGAAGAACCCCGTCCGCTACCTGATGCCGCGCGGCCGCAAGCGGCGGATCTACGGTATCCGGCTGCCCTGGCGCGACCTGCGGGCCGCGCTGATCGAGCGCGGCTGGCTCGACCTGACCCACGTGCGGCGGACCTTCACCGCCGCGGGGCAGACCGTGTTCGCCGCCGGGGTCGACGATCCACACCTGCAACGAGATCGATATGTCGACATCTCGGGCCGGGCGGATCGGTCCGCGGCACTGCGGCTGGGCATCACCCACTCCCCCGAACCCCGGGTACTGGACACCTTCGCCGCCGACGGCTACGACCTCGTGCTCGCCGGGCACACCCACGGCGGCCAGCTCCGGCTACCCGGCCTCGGCGCCCTGGTCACCAACTGCGAGCTGGACCGTTCCAGGGCTCGCGGGGTCTCCCGGTGGGGCGCCACCATGTGGCTGCACGTATCCGCGGGCCTCGGCACCTCGCCTTACGCACCCGTGCGGTTCGCCTGCCCGCCGGAAGCCACCCTGCTCACCCTCGTGCCCAGGCCTTCCGGCGGCCGGCAGAGCCACCGGGAAACCCCGTTCAAGGTGTCGAGCGACGTCCGCTAG
- a CDS encoding transglycosylase domain-containing protein — MRKSDGLLKLLGLCLLAGVLVAGLLFPIVGAAGVVSNQASETVDDMSSELADVPPPLVTNVTDAQGNRIATLYEQYRIPTASDEISEAMKWAMISVEDRRFYQHRGVDWKGTLRAAISTSTGNTQGASTLTQQYVKNYLINVIYRGDELGQQKAQEVSIARKLKEARIAIQLETKMPKDQILTGYLNVVEFSRKIYGIGAAARAYFGTTPDKLNAAQAALLAGMVNNPPKFDPWNHPEAATERRNWVLEKMVENRKLAPEDAKRIMGQDLGVLPDGPDKPASNCVGAGPGNGFFCQYVEDYLLQSGLTEDEIYTGGWTIRTTMDQKANNEAKRAAEEQVDKNEDNVANTLSLVRPGKDRHEVVALAANRDYGTDKDKGQTVYALPSGVWNVTGAGSSYKIFTAAAAMEEGKVGIYDTIQTPKNHLSRVFSGSPAPCPYIAPYTRGYCVKNSGDHYPSSMTLQQALATSPNTGFVILEEKVGMGPVVDMTSKLGMRKSMAGNAATGGEPDPDAEQREAQVDQKTWFGPKENSPGLGSFTLGVSPTSGLELANVAATIISGGTWCPPTPIAEITDRNGEKIPFKDKPCEQVIDEGLANTLAVGMSKDDVAGGTSARAASAVDWTRPMIGKTGTTQHNGSASFVGATPQLAGAAMVFRPDSPNGGLHYGSPGNVTAVPQGSSLSTMFGGKTPAQTWFSAMSKLMEGEPVEPLPPSDPRYEHM, encoded by the coding sequence GTGCGTAAGAGCGATGGTCTGCTGAAGCTGCTCGGACTCTGCCTGCTCGCCGGTGTGCTGGTCGCGGGGCTGTTGTTCCCGATCGTCGGCGCCGCCGGGGTGGTGTCGAACCAGGCGAGCGAAACGGTCGACGACATGTCCTCGGAACTGGCGGACGTACCCCCGCCGCTGGTCACGAACGTGACCGATGCGCAGGGCAACCGGATCGCCACCCTGTACGAGCAGTACCGGATACCTACCGCCAGTGACGAGATCTCCGAGGCGATGAAGTGGGCGATGATCTCGGTCGAGGACCGGCGCTTCTACCAACACCGCGGTGTCGACTGGAAGGGCACCTTGCGCGCGGCCATCAGCACCAGCACCGGCAATACGCAAGGCGCCTCCACGCTCACCCAGCAGTATGTGAAGAATTACCTGATCAACGTCATCTACCGGGGCGATGAGCTCGGGCAGCAGAAGGCGCAGGAAGTCTCGATCGCTCGCAAGCTCAAGGAAGCGCGGATCGCGATCCAGCTCGAGACGAAGATGCCCAAGGACCAGATTCTCACCGGCTACCTGAATGTGGTCGAGTTCTCCCGGAAGATCTACGGCATCGGCGCCGCGGCTCGAGCCTATTTCGGCACCACACCGGACAAACTGAACGCCGCACAGGCCGCGTTGCTCGCGGGCATGGTGAACAACCCGCCGAAGTTCGACCCGTGGAACCACCCGGAGGCCGCCACCGAGCGGCGCAACTGGGTGCTGGAGAAGATGGTGGAGAACCGCAAGCTCGCGCCGGAGGACGCGAAGCGGATCATGGGCCAGGATCTCGGCGTCCTGCCCGACGGGCCGGACAAGCCGGCATCCAACTGCGTGGGCGCGGGCCCCGGCAACGGTTTCTTCTGCCAGTACGTCGAGGACTACCTACTCCAGTCCGGGCTCACCGAGGACGAGATCTACACCGGCGGTTGGACCATCCGCACCACCATGGACCAGAAGGCCAACAACGAGGCCAAGCGGGCCGCCGAGGAACAGGTCGACAAGAACGAGGACAACGTGGCGAACACGCTGTCCCTCGTCCGGCCCGGTAAGGACCGGCACGAGGTGGTCGCCCTCGCCGCCAACCGGGACTACGGCACCGACAAAGACAAGGGACAGACGGTCTACGCGCTCCCATCCGGGGTGTGGAACGTCACAGGGGCCGGGTCCAGCTACAAGATCTTCACGGCCGCCGCCGCCATGGAGGAAGGCAAGGTAGGGATCTACGACACCATCCAGACGCCGAAAAACCACCTCTCACGCGTGTTCAGCGGCAGCCCGGCACCGTGTCCCTACATCGCTCCTTACACCCGCGGCTACTGCGTGAAGAACTCCGGCGACCATTACCCATCCTCGATGACCTTGCAGCAGGCCCTGGCGACCTCGCCCAACACCGGCTTTGTCATCCTCGAGGAAAAGGTGGGGATGGGGCCGGTCGTGGACATGACCAGCAAGCTCGGCATGCGCAAGTCCATGGCCGGGAACGCAGCCACCGGCGGGGAGCCGGATCCCGATGCCGAGCAAAGGGAAGCCCAGGTCGATCAGAAGACCTGGTTCGGGCCGAAGGAGAACTCGCCGGGTCTCGGTTCCTTCACCCTCGGGGTGAGCCCGACGAGCGGTCTCGAGCTGGCGAATGTCGCGGCCACGATCATCAGCGGCGGCACCTGGTGCCCGCCGACGCCGATCGCGGAGATCACCGACCGCAACGGCGAGAAGATCCCGTTCAAGGACAAGCCCTGCGAGCAGGTCATCGACGAAGGTCTTGCCAACACGCTCGCGGTCGGGATGAGCAAGGACGACGTCGCCGGTGGCACTTCGGCCCGGGCCGCCAGTGCGGTCGACTGGACCCGGCCGATGATCGGAAAGACCGGCACCACCCAGCACAACGGTTCCGCCTCGTTCGTCGGCGCCACGCCACAACTGGCCGGCGCCGCGATGGTGTTCCGGCCGGACTCACCCAACGGTGGCCTGCACTACGGCAGCCCCGGCAACGTCACGGCCGTTCCGCAAGGCAGCAGTCTTTCCACCATGTTCGGCGGTAAGACTCCGGCGCAGACCTGGTTCAGCGCCATGAGCAAGCTCATGGAAGGCGAACCGGTCGAGCCCCTGCCGCCGTCCGACCCGCGTTACGAGCACATGTAA